In one window of Methanoculleus chikugoensis DNA:
- a CDS encoding potassium channel family protein produces the protein MKSLLSRYLARARAMQFHYLLASLVLLLAVYPYVIAGPSGPVALKVLTSFILITGVYAVSNRRRQVVIAGLLAVPAFGLGWLHVITGDPTTGAVESVFTLLFYAFTALVGLSRVLGTQRITTDTIYGAVSVYLLMGLTWATAYDLVESINPGSFSAESGGGTLAFPAFIYFSFVTLATLGYGDITPITDQARSLALLETVSGTLYIAVLIARLVAAAGWRNSAGGE, from the coding sequence GTGAAGAGCCTTCTTTCCCGGTATCTCGCCCGCGCCAGGGCGATGCAGTTCCACTACCTGCTCGCGTCGCTCGTCCTCCTGCTCGCCGTATACCCCTACGTGATCGCGGGGCCGAGCGGCCCGGTCGCCCTGAAGGTGCTCACGTCCTTCATCCTGATCACCGGCGTCTACGCCGTGAGCAACCGCCGAAGGCAGGTCGTGATCGCCGGACTCCTCGCGGTGCCCGCCTTCGGCCTCGGCTGGCTCCACGTCATCACGGGCGACCCCACCACCGGCGCCGTCGAGAGCGTCTTTACGCTCCTCTTCTACGCCTTCACCGCGCTTGTCGGCCTCTCGAGGGTGCTCGGGACACAACGGATCACCACCGACACCATCTACGGCGCGGTCTCCGTCTACCTCCTCATGGGCCTCACCTGGGCGACGGCCTACGATCTCGTCGAGAGCATCAACCCCGGATCGTTCTCGGCCGAGTCGGGAGGGGGTACGCTCGCCTTTCCTGCGTTCATCTACTTCAGTTTCGTCACCCTTGCGACGCTCGGCTACGGCGACATCACGCCGATCACCGACCAGGCCAGATCGCTCGCCCTGCTCGAGACCGTGAGCGGGACGCTCTACATCGCCGTCCTGATCGCCCGCCTGGTGGCGGCGGCCGGATGGCGGAACAGTGCCGGGGGCGAGTGA
- a CDS encoding SIMPL domain-containing protein: MRGKAALLGIALMVLCAAVIGNVTAQLPEESRDKLIHVSGTGKVTTTPDEAVVVFAVETENTDVKTAQQQNAERMDAVVNALKRAGIPEKDIRTAGYNIIPVTESDSRGLTTSKVKYYRVVNSLEVTLNDVNRAGEIVDLAVENGANKVNRFSFTLSDAKQQQFRSQALTAAVAQARGDADAVAAAIGKTIVDVKEVNVGGSYVPMVYDTRYNMMEKAAGSAVATPLEVGEIDVTATVSISYIIS, from the coding sequence ATGCGAGGAAAAGCAGCACTTCTGGGGATCGCCCTGATGGTCCTCTGCGCCGCGGTGATCGGCAACGTCACCGCCCAGTTGCCGGAGGAATCGAGGGACAAACTGATCCACGTCTCCGGCACGGGCAAAGTGACGACCACGCCTGATGAGGCCGTCGTCGTCTTCGCGGTCGAGACCGAGAACACCGACGTCAAGACGGCACAGCAGCAGAACGCAGAGCGGATGGATGCCGTGGTCAACGCACTGAAGAGGGCCGGCATTCCGGAGAAGGACATCAGAACCGCGGGCTACAACATCATCCCGGTAACCGAGAGCGACAGCCGGGGTCTGACAACGTCGAAGGTCAAGTACTACCGGGTCGTCAACAGCCTCGAGGTCACGCTGAACGACGTGAACCGCGCGGGCGAGATCGTCGACCTCGCGGTAGAGAACGGTGCAAACAAGGTCAACCGGTTCTCGTTCACCCTGAGCGACGCAAAGCAGCAGCAGTTCCGGTCGCAGGCCCTGACCGCCGCGGTCGCACAGGCACGGGGTGACGCGGACGCCGTCGCCGCGGCCATCGGCAAGACCATCGTCGACGTCAAGGAGGTCAACGTCGGCGGCAGCTACGTGCCCATGGTCTACGACACCCGCTACAACATGATGGAGAAGGCTGCAGGCTCAGCCGTCGCAACCCCGCTCGAGGTCGGCGAGATCGACGTGACCGCCACCGTCTCCATCTCCTACATCATCTCCTGA
- a CDS encoding MBL fold metallo-hydrolase, with product MFTITEAYNNIPCREGLTTDWGFSCLIEEAGLLFDTGAKRDVLVSNMEALGIDPGDLRYLVLSHDHHDHIGGIAAVLAANPSMEVYVHNAFSEKTLSLIREHTEPRIVDGWTEIADGIAVTGPLGTAIREQSLAVAVSGGCLVVTGCAHPHIGRIVERVSREGRVWGVIGGLHTVSGEDIAALAGVAYLSASHCTDKIAELAERYPNTFRPGGVGKVHRI from the coding sequence ATGTTCACGATAACCGAGGCCTACAACAACATCCCCTGCCGGGAGGGGCTCACGACGGACTGGGGGTTCTCCTGTCTGATCGAGGAGGCGGGCCTGCTCTTCGACACCGGGGCAAAAAGAGACGTGCTGGTATCCAATATGGAGGCGCTCGGCATCGATCCCGGAGATCTCCGCTATCTCGTGCTCTCCCACGACCACCACGACCATATCGGCGGCATCGCGGCGGTTCTTGCCGCGAACCCGTCGATGGAGGTCTATGTCCACAACGCGTTCTCCGAAAAGACGCTTTCGCTGATCCGGGAGCATACAGAACCGCGGATCGTGGATGGGTGGACGGAGATCGCGGACGGCATCGCCGTGACCGGCCCGCTCGGGACGGCTATCCGGGAGCAGTCGCTCGCGGTCGCCGTATCGGGCGGCTGTCTGGTCGTCACCGGGTGCGCACACCCCCACATCGGCCGGATCGTCGAGAGGGTGTCCCGGGAGGGCAGGGTGTGGGGCGTCATCGGCGGGCTGCACACCGTCTCCGGTGAGGACATCGCCGCGCTCGCAGGGGTGGCGTACCTCTCGGCGTCGCACTGCACCGATAAGATTGCGGAACTCGCAGAACGTTACCCGAACACGTTCCGGCCGGGGGGTGTGGGGAAGGTGCACCGGATCTGA
- a CDS encoding mechanosensitive ion channel family protein yields the protein MAFNVTEVLEIPIGVGDITVERILYFAVILMVGVIIAKVVATNVRRVLAERLPKNERELLTKLVYYIIVVWAFVVALPQLNFDLSGLLVAGGIAGLVIGFASQSVVSNLISGLFLMFEHPIRIGDNINVADVSGSVEDVRVLSTVIKTYDGIYIRIPNEKVFTSNITNYVHNAARRFTYEICIRYQDDADAAIRIAKGVIETHPFALKSPAPSVFVDNLGDDGVNLTAYIWAPARNWWDVRTDLLWKIKQALEENGIEMPFPQRTVWFADGPEAKGGSAEKNE from the coding sequence ATGGCGTTCAACGTGACGGAGGTCCTGGAGATCCCGATCGGCGTCGGCGATATCACCGTCGAGCGTATCCTGTACTTCGCCGTCATCCTCATGGTCGGCGTTATCATCGCGAAGGTTGTCGCGACGAACGTCCGGAGGGTTCTTGCCGAGCGGCTGCCCAAGAACGAGCGCGAGCTGCTCACGAAGCTGGTCTACTACATCATCGTCGTCTGGGCGTTCGTCGTCGCTCTCCCGCAGCTCAACTTCGACCTCTCGGGCCTCCTGGTGGCCGGGGGAATCGCCGGTCTGGTCATCGGTTTTGCGAGCCAGAGCGTCGTCTCCAACCTGATCTCGGGGCTCTTTTTGATGTTCGAGCACCCGATCCGGATCGGCGACAACATCAACGTCGCGGACGTCAGCGGCAGTGTCGAGGATGTCCGTGTTCTCTCGACCGTCATCAAGACCTACGACGGGATCTACATCCGGATCCCGAATGAGAAGGTCTTCACCTCGAACATCACGAACTACGTCCACAACGCAGCCCGGCGGTTCACGTATGAGATCTGTATCCGGTACCAGGACGACGCCGATGCGGCAATCCGGATTGCAAAAGGGGTCATCGAGACCCACCCCTTCGCGCTCAAGAGCCCGGCGCCGTCGGTCTTCGTCGATAACCTGGGGGACGACGGCGTCAACCTGACCGCCTACATCTGGGCGCCGGCCCGGAACTGGTGGGACGTCCGGACGGATCTCCTCTGGAAGATCAAACAGGCGCTCGAAGAGAACGGCATCGAGATGCCCTTCCCGCAGCGCACCGTCTGGTTCGCGGACGGGCCTGAGGCGAAGGGCGGTTCTGCCGAAAAGAACGAATAA
- a CDS encoding DUF432 domain-containing protein has product METGSVDGLLTYRRRCEGQTFERILVSDTGEVIINPVEPVNLPKDITNFLLMEFSPMVIEPGTSRTVYLKFPVEIGVFIESARDIEVLDVFGLGTQKYTLYGSPTTGIIARWYRSAVYPEIPAVEAFREGVMELSIHNASHEWVEVSTAVFESVDMKIYYDDLVASSATMKILSPNLAETDFIDAPLRPGMTKSVELYAARKVPVINRGYLMEWGY; this is encoded by the coding sequence GTGGAAACCGGGAGTGTCGACGGTCTCCTGACCTACCGGCGCAGATGCGAAGGGCAGACGTTCGAGCGGATCCTGGTCTCGGATACCGGTGAGGTGATCATCAACCCGGTCGAGCCGGTCAACCTCCCCAAAGATATCACGAATTTCCTGCTGATGGAGTTCTCCCCGATGGTGATCGAGCCCGGAACCTCCCGGACGGTCTACCTGAAGTTCCCCGTCGAGATCGGCGTTTTTATAGAGTCCGCAAGGGATATCGAGGTGCTCGATGTCTTTGGTCTTGGCACCCAGAAATACACGCTCTACGGCTCGCCGACGACCGGAATCATCGCGCGGTGGTACCGGAGCGCGGTCTACCCGGAGATCCCCGCCGTCGAGGCCTTCCGCGAGGGGGTGATGGAACTCTCCATCCATAACGCATCCCACGAGTGGGTGGAGGTCTCCACTGCCGTCTTCGAGAGCGTCGATATGAAGATCTACTACGACGACCTCGTGGCCTCCTCCGCCACGATGAAGATCCTCAGCCCGAATCTGGCGGAGACGGATTTCATCGACGCTCCGCTCCGGCCCGGGATGACGAAGTCCGTCGAACTGTATGCGGCCCGCAAGGTCCCGGTGATCAACCGGGGGTACCTGATGGAGTGGGGTTACTGA
- a CDS encoding sensor histidine kinase, which produces MKIEQKRVRESMNHSRIPVSIFDHLQQPALVLDCEGRVIVWNDSMERYTGVPAEEIVGKGGYAHGKALFGEACPTLANSILTHSEAGSGHYRLLRHEGEELLAESRIPAISGSAVVCMAAPLYDTGGRQIGAVETIREVPQDRAADESRGMPEEQVRILASSLPDMIFTLGRDGTFTQFFWTGGWTQGVNPEEVVGRTPQALFPPEEADFLTGAACRVIETGETVSETRSFSWRGEERSFQVAIHPLHNASGRIAAATGVGREITREIACEQAGRLSSLYLDLLGTDIYNTSMVAATIIEMLRDRLSGEEAELAQRVKITIEQGINVIKNVELLTALNKHSIRLEPVDLSAAIRDQMQRYAGIDIRYEGGTCMIWANPLLEHIISNLISNSIKFGGMKVRIEVSVMETADTVMLSVADTGIGIPDHVKPNIFDRFSREGSKTPSGGRGLGLHIVKTLVTRYGGRVWAADRVPGKPEEGAAIKIIFQKC; this is translated from the coding sequence GTGAAGATAGAACAAAAAAGGGTCAGGGAATCCATGAATCACAGCCGGATACCCGTGAGTATCTTCGACCACCTCCAGCAGCCGGCGCTCGTCCTCGACTGCGAGGGCCGGGTGATCGTCTGGAACGACAGCATGGAGCGGTACACCGGCGTTCCGGCGGAAGAGATCGTGGGAAAAGGGGGATACGCACATGGAAAAGCGTTGTTCGGCGAGGCCTGCCCCACACTGGCAAACAGCATCCTGACTCACAGTGAAGCCGGGAGCGGCCATTACCGCCTGCTGCGCCACGAAGGCGAAGAACTGCTCGCCGAGTCGCGGATCCCCGCGATATCCGGGAGTGCGGTCGTCTGCATGGCCGCACCCCTCTACGATACCGGCGGCCGGCAGATCGGTGCGGTCGAGACCATCCGCGAGGTTCCGCAGGATAGGGCGGCCGACGAGTCCCGCGGCATGCCGGAGGAGCAGGTGCGGATCCTCGCGAGTTCTCTGCCCGACATGATCTTCACGCTCGGCAGGGACGGCACCTTCACCCAGTTCTTCTGGACCGGCGGCTGGACTCAGGGCGTCAACCCGGAAGAGGTCGTGGGCAGAACGCCCCAAGCCCTGTTTCCGCCGGAGGAAGCGGACTTTCTGACCGGGGCAGCGTGCCGGGTCATCGAGACGGGGGAGACCGTATCGGAGACCCGGTCGTTCTCGTGGCGCGGTGAGGAGCGGTCGTTCCAGGTCGCCATCCATCCCCTGCACAACGCTTCCGGGAGGATCGCGGCCGCGACCGGGGTGGGCCGGGAGATCACCCGGGAGATAGCCTGCGAACAGGCCGGCCGGCTCTCCAGCCTCTACCTCGACCTGCTCGGCACCGACATCTACAACACCAGCATGGTTGCGGCAACGATCATCGAGATGCTCCGCGACCGGCTCTCCGGCGAAGAGGCAGAACTCGCTCAGAGGGTCAAGATTACGATCGAGCAGGGGATCAACGTCATCAAGAACGTCGAACTCCTGACCGCGCTCAACAAACACAGCATCCGCCTGGAACCGGTCGACCTCTCCGCCGCCATCCGCGACCAGATGCAGCGGTACGCAGGCATCGATATCCGGTACGAAGGCGGAACCTGCATGATCTGGGCAAACCCCCTTCTTGAGCACATCATATCCAACCTGATCAGCAACAGCATCAAGTTCGGCGGCATGAAGGTCAGGATCGAGGTATCCGTCATGGAGACCGCAGACACCGTGATGCTCTCCGTCGCCGATACCGGCATCGGCATACCGGATCACGTAAAGCCGAACATCTTCGACCGCTTCAGCCGGGAGGGGAGCAAAACCCCCTCCGGGGGCAGGGGTCTCGGGCTGCACATCGTCAAGACCCTCGTGACCCGGTACGGCGGACGCGTCTGGGCGGCCGACCGGGTTCCCGGGAAACCGGAGGAAGGGGCGGCAATCAAGATCATCTTCCAGAAGTGCTAG
- a CDS encoding NusA-like transcription termination signal-binding factor, which yields MIRTICFKERRYIEELRILTRATALDCIIDERFDRIVYLIKEGDMGLAIGRKGSNIRKMQRVLGKRIEMVEYSPEIEQFAKNVFKPAAVVGVAKRDDGKLTVYVSPGDLGIAIGKGGCTIEKARILLARYFDTELGEVLAGEETHA from the coding sequence ATGATACGAACAATATGCTTTAAAGAACGAAGATATATCGAAGAGTTGAGAATTCTTACCCGGGCGACCGCGCTGGACTGCATCATCGACGAGCGCTTCGACCGCATAGTATACCTCATAAAAGAAGGAGACATGGGTCTCGCCATCGGCCGGAAGGGGAGCAATATCCGGAAGATGCAGAGGGTTCTCGGAAAACGCATCGAGATGGTCGAATACTCCCCGGAGATCGAGCAGTTTGCGAAGAACGTCTTCAAGCCTGCCGCCGTCGTCGGCGTCGCGAAGAGAGACGACGGAAAACTCACGGTGTACGTCAGCCCGGGCGACCTCGGCATCGCCATAGGAAAAGGCGGATGCACCATCGAGAAGGCGCGGATCCTGCTTGCCCGGTACTTCGATACCGAACTCGGCGAGGTGCTCGCGGGAGAGGAAACTCATGCGTGA
- the hisE gene encoding phosphoribosyl-ATP diphosphatase has protein sequence MRDWTILEEVWQVIQDRAEHPSAESYVSSVLTHRKGIDKSLEKVGEEAVEFILAAKNQVPERTVSEAADLLFHLLVALRASGTDVGDVLDELAARRK, from the coding sequence ATGCGTGATTGGACCATCCTCGAAGAGGTCTGGCAGGTCATCCAGGACCGGGCGGAGCACCCGTCCGCCGAAAGTTACGTCAGTTCCGTCCTGACCCACCGGAAAGGGATCGACAAATCCCTCGAAAAGGTCGGTGAAGAGGCGGTCGAGTTCATCCTTGCCGCCAAGAATCAGGTCCCGGAGAGGACGGTCTCTGAGGCGGCCGATCTCCTCTTCCACCTGCTGGTGGCGCTCCGGGCATCCGGCACCGATGTCGGCGACGTGCTCGACGAACTTGCAGCGCGCCGGAAGTAA
- a CDS encoding bifunctional nuclease family protein, protein MSVSEMGAAPTVILDAGGDSTIPIYVGLWEAISISNALNSEMLPRPITHDLIVEMFRSFEIALDSLHIDSLEEGVFYAKLHLRQGSRTEIMDCRPSDGIAIALRYRAPIMIEDTVVETAAVKKDDLPRMVDLKEYL, encoded by the coding sequence ATGTCGGTGAGCGAGATGGGAGCAGCGCCGACGGTCATCCTGGATGCCGGGGGCGACAGCACGATACCCATCTACGTCGGGCTCTGGGAAGCGATCTCGATCAGCAACGCGCTCAACAGCGAGATGCTCCCCCGCCCCATCACCCACGATCTCATCGTTGAGATGTTCCGGAGCTTTGAGATCGCGCTCGATTCTCTGCACATCGATTCTCTGGAGGAGGGGGTCTTCTACGCCAAACTCCATCTGCGGCAGGGATCGCGAACCGAGATCATGGACTGCCGGCCGAGCGACGGGATAGCCATCGCTCTGCGTTACCGGGCGCCGATCATGATCGAGGATACGGTCGTGGAGACGGCGGCGGTGAAGAAGGACGATCTCCCGAGGATGGTCGACCTCAAAGAGTATCTCTGA
- a CDS encoding lysylphosphatidylglycerol synthase transmembrane domain-containing protein, with the protein MKRSQWKWLLVSLSFSALVMAGVLYFTVDESTIEYLSRINPYYLVLAVLLHLLSLGFWALRIQKMSASLGYRVHLTHCVNLVLANMLVAAVTPSQAGGEPVRIHELYRAGVPVGDATAVVIMERILDGIILGALGAFAMLFLGNYWSSLASGFSGLSALMYAAWIFVTLFVLVFVYSVKNPDHLKRVLKGISRWIDRRWHLKRLESLLETIDREVDNFNRGLVRFVNHGKSGLVWGMLFTLLFWVSEFVVASMLLIGLGQPPYFIESFVVQLVLAIIMMIPLTPGGSGVAEIGATSLYSLFVPSAIVGVFVLLWRLIFYYLNILLGLLSSLVIVRREFLARAKKQR; encoded by the coding sequence ATGAAGAGGTCTCAGTGGAAGTGGCTGCTCGTCTCGCTCAGTTTCAGCGCTCTTGTCATGGCGGGCGTTCTGTACTTCACCGTCGACGAGTCGACGATCGAGTACCTCAGCCGGATAAACCCGTATTACCTGGTTCTTGCCGTCCTCCTTCACCTCCTCTCGCTCGGGTTCTGGGCGCTCCGCATCCAGAAGATGTCGGCGTCGCTCGGGTACCGGGTACACCTCACGCACTGCGTGAACCTGGTGCTCGCGAACATGCTCGTTGCGGCGGTAACCCCGTCACAGGCGGGCGGGGAACCGGTCAGGATTCACGAACTCTACCGGGCGGGCGTTCCGGTCGGGGACGCCACCGCCGTCGTCATCATGGAGCGGATCCTCGACGGAATCATCCTCGGGGCGCTCGGGGCCTTCGCCATGCTCTTCCTCGGCAACTACTGGAGCAGCCTCGCCTCGGGGTTCAGCGGGCTGAGCGCCCTGATGTACGCCGCCTGGATCTTCGTCACCCTCTTCGTGCTCGTCTTCGTCTACTCCGTCAAGAACCCGGACCATCTCAAGCGGGTGCTCAAAGGGATCTCGCGGTGGATCGACCGCCGATGGCACTTAAAGCGGCTCGAGAGCCTGCTGGAGACGATCGACCGCGAGGTGGACAACTTCAACCGGGGGCTCGTCAGGTTCGTGAACCACGGGAAAAGCGGCCTCGTATGGGGGATGCTCTTCACCCTGCTCTTCTGGGTCTCGGAGTTCGTCGTCGCATCGATGCTGCTCATCGGCCTCGGGCAGCCCCCATATTTCATCGAGTCGTTCGTCGTCCAGCTCGTCCTCGCCATCATCATGATGATCCCGCTCACCCCGGGCGGCTCGGGCGTTGCGGAGATCGGCGCCACGTCGCTCTACAGCCTCTTCGTCCCGTCGGCGATCGTGGGCGTCTTCGTCCTCCTCTGGAGGCTGATCTTCTACTACCTGAACATCCTCCTCGGTCTCCTTTCGAGTCTCGTCATTGTCCGGCGCGAGTTCCTTGCCCGCGCCAAAAAGCAGCGGTGA
- a CDS encoding DUF357 domain-containing protein has protein sequence MNLDDYGALYGEALSPAGIAVPDGTSLSRAAGEVLEMAIAYHSDGFAFLRAGDRVNALAAFAYGLGWLDAGSHLGLLVPSLAHPPETVDAGIPASQAARLDEKTHRYRRMLDAALGTVEAAADEASPLHAAAGEFYSAARGWYAQGAAYLDAGDLSAALARFSYGYAWLDAGIRAGLFRITGERGLFTV, from the coding sequence ATGAACCTCGACGACTACGGCGCTCTCTATGGGGAAGCCCTTTCTCCGGCCGGGATCGCCGTCCCGGACGGCACCTCCCTCTCCCGGGCGGCCGGGGAGGTGCTCGAGATGGCTATCGCATACCACAGCGACGGGTTTGCGTTTCTCCGGGCTGGCGACCGGGTGAACGCCCTCGCCGCGTTTGCCTACGGGCTCGGGTGGCTTGACGCCGGCTCGCACCTCGGGCTGCTCGTGCCTTCTCTCGCCCACCCCCCGGAGACGGTGGATGCGGGCATACCGGCATCGCAGGCTGCCCGCCTCGACGAGAAGACGCACCGCTACCGGCGGATGCTCGATGCGGCTCTCGGAACGGTCGAGGCGGCGGCGGACGAGGCGAGCCCGCTCCACGCAGCGGCCGGAGAGTTTTATTCGGCGGCACGCGGCTGGTATGCGCAGGGTGCGGCATACCTCGATGCGGGCGACCTCTCCGCCGCCCTCGCCCGGTTCAGTTACGGCTATGCCTGGCTCGATGCCGGCATCCGCGCGGGGCTGTTCAGGATAACCGGGGAGCGGGGCCTCTTCACCGTTTAG
- the dph5 gene encoding diphthine synthase: protein MLTFVGLGLFDLGDISVKGLEYVRSADAVFLEAYTSRLMGTDVGAMEAFFGKEIRVLGREDVEQNPRDILDRAAAGRVAFLTGGDPMVSTTHADLRLRAAAAGIETSIIHASSISSAVSGLSGLQNYRFGKSCSVPFPAKGWFPTAPIETIAANLAQNLHTLVYLDIQKDRYMRVPEAIAVLEEMAEKRGIEPPALYVGIARAGSDRPVVAAGTGATLKETDFGPPLHILAVPAELHPMEREYLEIFAGL from the coding sequence ATGTTGACATTCGTGGGTCTCGGGCTCTTCGACCTCGGGGATATATCGGTCAAAGGCCTCGAATACGTCAGGAGCGCCGATGCCGTCTTTTTAGAGGCGTATACGTCGCGGTTGATGGGGACGGACGTCGGTGCGATGGAAGCGTTCTTTGGAAAGGAGATCCGGGTGCTCGGCCGGGAGGACGTCGAGCAGAACCCCCGCGATATCCTCGATCGTGCCGCTGCCGGCCGGGTGGCGTTCCTGACCGGAGGGGATCCCATGGTCTCGACGACGCATGCGGATCTCCGGCTGCGGGCGGCCGCCGCGGGGATCGAGACCTCCATCATCCACGCGTCGTCGATATCGAGCGCGGTCTCGGGCCTCTCGGGCCTGCAGAACTACCGGTTCGGGAAGTCCTGCTCGGTGCCGTTCCCCGCGAAGGGCTGGTTCCCGACGGCTCCGATCGAGACGATTGCGGCGAATCTTGCGCAGAACCTCCATACTCTCGTCTACCTGGATATCCAGAAGGATCGCTACATGCGCGTCCCGGAGGCGATCGCCGTTCTCGAGGAGATGGCAGAGAAGCGCGGTATCGAACCGCCCGCGCTCTACGTGGGGATCGCCCGGGCGGGGTCGGATCGCCCGGTGGTTGCCGCCGGAACCGGCGCGACCCTCAAAGAGACGGATTTCGGCCCCCCGCTCCATATCCTCGCCGTGCCGGCGGAGCTCCACCCGATGGAGCGCGAGTACCTGGAGATCTTCGCCGGCCTATGA
- a CDS encoding RAD55 family ATPase: MYTYETGIPMIDREYGGLRAATNILLLAPPLSYAELLAYRIASPRPGEWAVAISTDERASDAVDAFRRFGADRGRIGIIDAVTKSSVPTLRDTTKAKFVTSPLDLTSMGIKFSRMVEDMWKEGVMADPPGPMPPPIRLCVHSVSTLLMYAQLEVTYRFLHVITNRVKKLEGIGIYILNSESFDERTISTIKQLMNTVIEVRAEDGGGAVEREFRIIGIRGRTTPWIRYFYDDGALTFEQ; encoded by the coding sequence ATGTACACCTACGAAACCGGCATCCCGATGATCGACAGGGAGTATGGGGGCCTGCGGGCCGCCACAAATATTCTCCTCCTGGCGCCCCCCCTCTCCTACGCTGAGCTTCTGGCATACCGGATAGCCTCTCCCCGGCCCGGGGAATGGGCTGTTGCCATATCGACCGACGAGCGTGCTTCCGACGCGGTCGATGCGTTCCGCAGGTTTGGGGCGGACAGGGGCCGGATCGGGATCATCGACGCGGTCACGAAGAGTTCGGTGCCCACCCTGCGGGACACGACAAAGGCAAAGTTCGTCACGAGCCCTCTCGACCTGACCAGCATGGGGATCAAGTTCTCCCGGATGGTGGAGGATATGTGGAAGGAAGGGGTGATGGCCGATCCTCCGGGGCCGATGCCTCCGCCGATCCGGCTCTGCGTCCACTCGGTCTCGACGCTTCTTATGTACGCGCAGCTGGAGGTGACCTACAGGTTCCTCCACGTGATCACCAACAGGGTGAAGAAACTGGAGGGGATCGGGATCTACATCCTCAACAGCGAGTCGTTCGACGAGCGAACCATCTCCACGATAAAGCAGTTGATGAACACGGTCATCGAGGTGAGGGCTGAAGACGGGGGAGGGGCGGTGGAGCGGGAGTTCCGCATCATCGGCATCCGCGGGAGGACGACCCCCTGGATCCGTTACTTCTACGACGATGGAGCGCTGACCTTTGAACAATGA